The Calderihabitans maritimus sequence TGAAATAATTACTATATTTATTTTTGTGATTGTTTTAACGGCTATACTTGCTTGGAAAAAGTTTGAGAATTCAAGATTAAGGATTTCTTTGATAATTGTTGTGTTAGGGTTGTTTTTTGGTTTGATGGTTCGGGCACCATTAAAGCTGGTTATTACTGAAGATTACTTTCTTGTATTTTATCCTTTTAAACGTGTTATTGTACCCTGGGAGCAGTTAGAAACCCTATATATTGAAAGAGGAAATATTTTTGATAACAGTATTCGCTTTGTATTTGAAACATCAAACAAAAGAACAATAATTTTAAGCAAACGTGATTTTTTAAAATTAGAGAATGCGAAACAATTAGTTGTCCGACAGGCAGGGTTGAAATTAGACCATAAAGATGAAAGCATAGAAGTATGGAAAAAATGATTTTTTCAAGCCCAACTTATTCAAAGGTTGCTCTGTTTAACAGACCATACGCATTAAATAAAGGGGGGATTAGGAATATTAATAGGAATATTAATAGGAACAATGCTTGTTTACTTTCTTAAAAGCGGTTACCGGAACTGGAAGTCTTTACGTAGTGGGCTTTTCTTTTTTATTGCCATGTTAATTTTCTTTTCAGATGTAAAGGAGATTCCGGTTATTTACAATGTTTTTATTGGGTGGGCCTTTAGTGTGGCCTCAATTTTTCAAGCAAGTTCCTTGGGCGATGAAGCGGTCGAATCAAGTGGAGACCTAAAATTCCTTATGTTATCCCCAGTTGCCCGGGAATATCTGCTACTTGGTAGGTCACTTCTTATTTTATTTGAATACGCAACCAGCTTAGCTCTCGTAACGGTGCCATGGTGGCCCGTAAACATGAACTCAACCCAAATATGGTTAACAGATGGGTTAGAACCTATAAAGTGGTAGGAGAAAAGAACTTCCTTGATGGCAAAACCCCTTTAAAGAACCGTACCACCGCCATCTATAGCGAACAGGAATACAAGGAAATAGTCAAAGAAAACGAAAAATTAAAAAAGCTGCTCGGAGAAAAAGACCTGGAAATCGAATTTCTCCGTGATCTCTTAAAAAAACAAACCCACACTTGAAGACAAAGTAAATATTGCTCAAAAATGGATAAATCGTGGATCATGCAACTTTAGTATTACGTACTGTAGGAATAAGCCGTTCCACGTATTACTATCACCTAAAGCAAAAGGATAAACACAAAGCCCATAATAATGGTGGCAGGCCCATTCCCGGCTATTCAGTGGATATTCATGGCAACCCAGTTTCAGACGAACAAATCAAAGAATACATCATAGAACTAATCGAAGGAGAAGGTTATGCCTATGGCTACCACAAGCTGACAATCTGTTTGCGCCGAAAATACAAACTCGTAATTAACAAAAAGAAGGTTTACCGACTATGTAAAGAGTTGGACGTTTTAAAGCCACAGCGACGGGTAAAACGTAAACATCCCAGAAGAGTGGCCAGAAATCGAACCGTTACAGCCTCAAACCAGCTTTGGGAAAGGATGTCAAGTATGGCTACATATGTGGGGAAGATCGCTTTTTCTTTTTCATGGCCATAATCGACGTTTATGACAGGATGATTGTTGACTATCATATTGGCCTTTCTTGTTTGGCTCAAGACGCCATTACCACACTTAAAGGAGCGTTACTGCGTCGGCAGCTTTACTAGGCTGATAAATTGCCTGTTATTCGTACCGACAGCGGGCCACAGTTTCTGTCCGACGCGTTTGAGGCAACCTGCCGGAACCTGGGTTTGGAGCATGAACGGTTACCCTTTAAAACTCCAAACAAGAATGCTCATATAGAAGCATTTCACAGGATTTTAGAGGAAGAATGCCTGTCTTTATACGAATTTCAAAGCTACGCAGAAGCCTATCAAGTAGTTACAGAATTTATTAAGTACTATAACGATACACGAATCCACTCCAGTATTAATTATCTATCGCCAAGGGAGTTTCATAAAGCATTTATCCAAAATTCTGCAAAACGCTCAGTAATTAAGGCATAGTGTCCAAATTTAGGGGGTCAGCCCGATCAGATATGTTGTAGATATTAATTTTACAACGACATGTTTTCCTGTTCTTGTAATGAATAGAGCAGCAGCGATAGCGAGTGTAAAGTTTACGGCGCTTGTACACTTCCATAGCACACCGCACCAAGGGCATTTAATGTTGAGCTGTTTACGTTGATTTGCTTCAGGTACAAATTGAGTACGGCATTGCTTGCATCAATACTTTTGACGACCTTTATGATCGCGACCGTACTTCCACAAAAAGTTACTTGAGCACTTGGGACAAGATAAGTTAACCATCTTCGTAGAACCTCCTCTGTTTATGCCTGGGGGTGAAGCTGGTAACTTACACCAACAGCATAAACACTGGGGTTCTACGATTGCAAATATGATTTAAGTTAACAGAACTACCATTATGCGAGGGGGTGATAGTAATTAGATGAATTTCTATAACAAGAGCGAAATTTGTTAAGAAATTAAGAAAGATAAATAATATGCAATTTGCGGAAAGATGGAAAAGTATAACAAATATGGGTGACGGAAGCAATTATTTTCTATCGTAAAAAATTATTTTCTAAGATTTTCAGCCCATTTCTAAGATATTATGCCCATTTCTAAGCATGAGTGAGTAGTTTAGCTAAAATAAGAATAAAACAGCCTAAATCGTCAAATTTAACTAAATATAGAAAATGGATTATGAGTTGACTTTTAATAATCCACGCTATTGATAAAGAAAAAAATGCTCGAGTTTGTGTAGTTATAGTAAAATATAATTAATAAAGTACAATTTACCCGCAAAAAGAGGACATTATCGATAGAAAATAAAAAATCATAGAAAATAATTTCTATGGGACCCTCTTAGGTGACATATATGATTTCCTGTTATTTTATGAGTTTTTTTGAGCAAGCCTAAGAAAATACCACTAAAATCTATCGAATCATAGCACTGACGTTTATAATCGCAAAATTTATTCAAATATGGATAACAGAATGATAA is a genomic window containing:
- a CDS encoding transposase, whose translation is MARKHELNPNMVNRWVRTYKVVGEKNFLDGKTPLKNRTTAIYSEQEYKEIVKENEKLKKLLGEKDLEIEFLRDLLKKQTHT
- a CDS encoding IS3 family transposase produces the protein MDIHGNPVSDEQIKEYIIELIEGEGYAYGYHKLTICLRRKYKLVINKKKVYRLCKELDVLKPQRRVKRKHPRRVARNRTVTASNQLWERMSSMATYVGKIAFSFSWP
- a CDS encoding integrase core domain-containing protein, which codes for MEHERLPFKTPNKNAHIEAFHRILEEECLSLYEFQSYAEAYQVVTEFIKYYNDTRIHSSINYLSPREFHKAFIQNSAKRSVIKA